From one Triticum urartu cultivar G1812 chromosome 3, Tu2.1, whole genome shotgun sequence genomic stretch:
- the LOC125548533 gene encoding probable glutathione S-transferase GSTU6, with product MAGGGEGGELQLLGAWLSPWVIRVKVALQMKGLSYEYIEENLQHKSELLLSSNPVHKKVPVLIHAGRPVCESLVVLEYVDEAWAGAGTPLLPADPYDRAVARFWATYVNDTFFPSWRPLFRATTAEQRAEAFENVLPQVETLERALTECSKGKAFFGGDAVGIVDLALGSFVVWIRAVDELGGTNLLDEARVPGLAAWAERFMAVDAVEEVMPEAGRIMEHYKGFLAKLAAPAGSS from the exons ATGgcaggaggaggagaaggaggcgAACTGCAGCTGTTGGGCGCGTGGTTGAGCCCCTGGGTGATCCGCGTGAAGGTGGCGCTGCAGATGAAGGGCCTCAGCTACGAGTACATCGAGGAGAACCTGCAGCACAAGAGCGAGCTCCTGCTCAGCTCCAACCCTGTGCACAAGAAGGTCCCCGTGCTGATCCACGCCGGCCGGCCGGTGTGCGAGTCGCTCGTCGTCCTCGAGTACGTCGACGAGGCCTGGGCCGGGGCCGGGACGCCCCTCCTCCCCGCCGACCCCTACGACCGCGCCGTCGCCCGCTTCTGGGCCACCTACGTCAACGACACG TTCTTCCCGTCGTGGAGGCCGCTGTTCAGGGCGACGACGGCGGAGCAGAGAGCGGAGGCGTTCGAGAACGTGCTGCCTCAGGTGGAGACGCTGGAGCGGGCTCTCACGGAGTGCTCCAAGGGGAAGGCCTTCTTCGGCGGCGACGCCGTCGGGATCGTCGACCTTGCGCTCGGAAGCTTCGTGGTGTGGATCCGGGCGGTGGACGAATTGGGCGGCACCAACCTGCTGGACGAGGCCAGGGTCCCGGGCCTGGCGGCGTGGGCCGAGCGGTTCATGGCCGTAGACGCCGTGGAGGAGGTGATGCCCGAGGCCGGGAGGATCATGGAGCACTACAAAGGGTTTCTCGCGAAACTGGCTGCACCTGCTGGTTCTAGCTAA